The following are from one region of the Oncorhynchus nerka isolate Pitt River linkage group LG8, Oner_Uvic_2.0, whole genome shotgun sequence genome:
- the LOC115133360 gene encoding E3 ubiquitin-protein ligase TRIM47-like isoform X1, with the protein MKLDPVQKPENPVVGDRGMSALPQCCICLDDFTNPVSIPCGHRFCLGCIGEYWRLHGACQCPLCMTCFPIRPQLKTKPTLHNVAPREENQAALRAGEVPCDICPEKRCRAVKSCLVCLASYCEMHLEPHYRDSALGRHPLVTVWKNLDEPVCRLHGRQLARFCRSDQTCICAMCVQTDHRGHRVVTIAMEATKRKVKLKKSMMKFQQMIQERLKKMEDLQQSAELVDVTEEKQKAAERRAEGLVKELEQEITELQRKSTALEQLSHTEDHLTLLQRFPSLSTPLHNKDWSHIIKSLIQELQGKLEISSRDSRKLH; encoded by the exons ATGAAACTAGATCCCGTACAAAAACCGGAAAATCCAGTTGTTGGTGACAGAG GGATGTCTGCACTGCCTCAATGCTGCATCTGTCTCGATGACTTCACCAATCCAGTCTCTATCCCCTGTGGCCATCGCTTCTGCCTGGGCTGTATCGGGGAGTACTGGAGACTCCATGGTGCCTGCCAGTGTCCTCTCTGTATGACATGTTTCCCCATAAG GCCACAGCTAAAAACGAAGCCAACCCTACATAATGTTGCACCGCGGGAGGAAAACCAAGCCGCACTCAGAGCAGGTGAGGTGCCCTGCGATATCTGTCCAGAAAAGCGGTGTAGAGCAGTGAAGTCATGTCTGGTGTGCCTGGCCTCGTACTGTGAGATGCACCTGGAGCCTCACTACAGGGACTCGGCTCTAGGGCGCCATCCACTGGTCACTGTGTGGAAGAACCTTGATGAGCCTGTCTGTAGACTCCACGGGAGGCAGTTGGCCAGGTTTTGTCGGAGCGATCAGACCTGCATCTGTGCTATGTGTGTCCAGACTGATCACAGGGGTCATCGGGTGGTCACCATCGCCATGGAAGCAACAAAAAGGAAG GTTAAGCTAAAGAAGTCCATGATGAAGTTTCAGCAGATGATCCAGGAGAGACTGAAGAAGATGGAGGACCTCCAACAATCAGCGGAGCTCGTTGACGTGACTGAGGAGAAGCAGAAAGCAGCAGAGAGGCGGGCTGAGGGGCTCGTCAAAGAGCTGGAGCAGGAaatcactgagctacagaggaaaaGCACTGCGCTGGAGCAGCTCTCACACACCGAGGACCACCTCACCCTTCTGCAA AGATTTCCATCACTGTCCACTCCTCTACACAACAAGGACTGGTCACACATCATCAAGTCCCTGATCCAAGAACTACAGGGGAAACTAGAAATATCCTCAAGAGATAGTAGAAAACTACATTGA
- the LOC115133360 gene encoding E3 ubiquitin-protein ligase TRIM47-like isoform X2, with translation MSALPQCCICLDDFTNPVSIPCGHRFCLGCIGEYWRLHGACQCPLCMTCFPIRPQLKTKPTLHNVAPREENQAALRAGEVPCDICPEKRCRAVKSCLVCLASYCEMHLEPHYRDSALGRHPLVTVWKNLDEPVCRLHGRQLARFCRSDQTCICAMCVQTDHRGHRVVTIAMEATKRKVKLKKSMMKFQQMIQERLKKMEDLQQSAELVDVTEEKQKAAERRAEGLVKELEQEITELQRKSTALEQLSHTEDHLTLLQRFPSLSTPLHNKDWSHIIKSLIQELQGKLEISSRDSRKLH, from the exons ATGTCTGCACTGCCTCAATGCTGCATCTGTCTCGATGACTTCACCAATCCAGTCTCTATCCCCTGTGGCCATCGCTTCTGCCTGGGCTGTATCGGGGAGTACTGGAGACTCCATGGTGCCTGCCAGTGTCCTCTCTGTATGACATGTTTCCCCATAAG GCCACAGCTAAAAACGAAGCCAACCCTACATAATGTTGCACCGCGGGAGGAAAACCAAGCCGCACTCAGAGCAGGTGAGGTGCCCTGCGATATCTGTCCAGAAAAGCGGTGTAGAGCAGTGAAGTCATGTCTGGTGTGCCTGGCCTCGTACTGTGAGATGCACCTGGAGCCTCACTACAGGGACTCGGCTCTAGGGCGCCATCCACTGGTCACTGTGTGGAAGAACCTTGATGAGCCTGTCTGTAGACTCCACGGGAGGCAGTTGGCCAGGTTTTGTCGGAGCGATCAGACCTGCATCTGTGCTATGTGTGTCCAGACTGATCACAGGGGTCATCGGGTGGTCACCATCGCCATGGAAGCAACAAAAAGGAAG GTTAAGCTAAAGAAGTCCATGATGAAGTTTCAGCAGATGATCCAGGAGAGACTGAAGAAGATGGAGGACCTCCAACAATCAGCGGAGCTCGTTGACGTGACTGAGGAGAAGCAGAAAGCAGCAGAGAGGCGGGCTGAGGGGCTCGTCAAAGAGCTGGAGCAGGAaatcactgagctacagaggaaaaGCACTGCGCTGGAGCAGCTCTCACACACCGAGGACCACCTCACCCTTCTGCAA AGATTTCCATCACTGTCCACTCCTCTACACAACAAGGACTGGTCACACATCATCAAGTCCCTGATCCAAGAACTACAGGGGAAACTAGAAATATCCTCAAGAGATAGTAGAAAACTACATTGA